Proteins found in one Methanobrevibacter ruminantium genomic segment:
- a CDS encoding ExbD/TolR family protein — translation MAIDIKHHKEKMNRDEPEIKLVPFIDILFTLLIFLVVTSTFGAASVTGDDTGTGTGKPNMTDTTGDSEYYLLPVAGLQKVVVNGVDMSSEIRGNAIGVHARVLDQGDVQIKTSEHAIYIQAPSGMSPQEVVHSPE, via the coding sequence TTGGCAATTGACATTAAGCATCATAAGGAAAAGATGAATCGGGATGAACCTGAAATCAAGCTAGTTCCTTTTATTGACATTTTATTTACTTTGCTTATCTTTTTAGTGGTGACCAGTACTTTCGGTGCTGCATCTGTTACTGGTGATGACACTGGAACAGGCACTGGAAAGCCAAATATGACTGACACCACTGGAGATTCAGAATATTATCTGCTGCCGGTTGCAGGACTTCAGAAAGTTGTTGTAAATGGAGTAGATATGTCTTCTGAGATAAGAGGAAATGCTATCGGTGTTCATGCAAGAGTGCTTGACCAAGGTGATGTTCAGATTAAAACGAGCGAGCATGCGATATATATTCAAGCGCCTTCTGGAATGAGCCCTCAAGAGGTGGTTCATAGTCCAGAATGA
- a CDS encoding IMP cyclohydrolase — protein MYLGRIISAGKTEDGKPYVAYRVSSRSFPNRQVKVLEDEAAIIPKEGFETDIFKNSYIAYDCVKTVGDIAIISNGSQTNPIADKIAIGMNIRDAMAYSLITMDYEKDDYNTPRIAAVVKGNEDDFEAYIGIVTDSKILVEKIEDGKAQFISTYEKNTPEDVVFAAETPDDACKFIFDEGAFAEFENPVSSVAAIFDGKWKIAGFNPE, from the coding sequence ATGTATTTAGGTAGAATTATTTCAGCAGGAAAAACAGAAGACGGAAAACCATATGTTGCTTACAGAGTTTCAAGCAGATCTTTTCCAAACAGACAAGTAAAGGTTCTTGAAGATGAAGCAGCTATCATTCCAAAGGAAGGATTTGAAACTGATATTTTCAAAAACTCTTATATCGCTTACGATTGTGTAAAAACAGTAGGTGACATTGCAATCATTTCAAACGGTTCCCAAACCAATCCTATTGCAGATAAGATAGCTATTGGAATGAACATTAGGGATGCAATGGCATATTCATTAATCACTATGGATTATGAAAAGGATGATTACAACACTCCAAGAATTGCTGCAGTAGTTAAAGGAAATGAAGATGATTTTGAAGCTTATATTGGTATTGTAACTGACAGTAAAATCTTAGTTGAAAAAATAGAAGATGGTAAAGCTCAATTCATTTCCACTTATGAGAAAAACACTCCTGAAGATGTTGTTTTTGCTGCAGAAACTCCTGATGATGCATGTAAGTTTATTTTCGATGAAGGTGCATTTGCTGAATTTGAAAATCCCGTATCTTCAGTAGCAGCAATATTTGATGGAAAATGGAAAATTGCTGGTTTCAATCCAGAATAA
- the rnhB gene encoding ribonuclease HII produces the protein MDTLGLDEAGRGPVLGPMVMAGIVIPEKKEKIIERMGVKDSKRLTPNRRAVLYRKLTKMFDYETVVITAKDIDTLRAKGINLNQIEKLAMKKIINTLRADRIIIDALDVKEGRLQEEMEEYVGHSCEVIAEHKADDNYLAVGAASIIAKTKRDMIIEEINKQYIRSTKDRDGIGSGYPSDPKTKNFLKKFKYDEMPDFVRRSWGTVQKIKEAEEAEKLE, from the coding sequence ATGGATACACTAGGATTAGATGAAGCTGGAAGAGGCCCTGTTTTAGGCCCTATGGTTATGGCAGGTATTGTAATACCTGAGAAAAAAGAAAAGATCATTGAAAGAATGGGCGTAAAAGATTCTAAAAGATTAACTCCTAACAGAAGAGCAGTACTATATCGTAAGTTAACTAAAATGTTCGATTATGAAACAGTGGTAATTACTGCAAAGGATATTGACACTTTAAGAGCAAAAGGAATAAATCTTAATCAAATAGAAAAATTAGCTATGAAAAAAATCATAAATACTCTTCGAGCAGATAGAATCATCATAGATGCTTTGGATGTAAAGGAAGGAAGACTTCAGGAAGAAATGGAAGAATATGTAGGCCATAGCTGTGAAGTCATTGCAGAACATAAGGCAGATGATAACTATCTTGCAGTTGGAGCAGCTTCAATCATTGCAAAAACAAAAAGGGACATGATTATTGAAGAAATAAATAAGCAGTACATCAGATCCACCAAGGACAGAGATGGAATCGGTTCAGGTTATCCAAGCGATCCAAAAACCAAAAACTTCTTGAAGAAATTCAAATATGATGAAATGCCAGATTTCGTTAGAAGAAGTTGGGGAACAGTCCAGAAAATAAAAGAAGCCGAAGAGGCTGAAAAATTAGAATAA
- a CDS encoding rod shape-determining protein — translation MSIFGNEDAIEIEPTRVVKNSLGIDLGTLNTVIAKPSGDKFDLYQIPSVVAVKKDDPSAVLAVGEEAKKMLGRTPEDIVAVRPLKKGVIENVAQAQALLIRAMEIGINEGETVGRIVIGIPGDSSEVEKNAAEEIGRKAGAEYVLVVSEGLAAAIGAGLPIAEPNGTMVIDIGAGSTDLVVISLGGINDIETVRVGGDDIDNRIVELVAEKYNVAISIHDAEAAKMEIGMIHCSEEFENLSYEVIGKSLETNRPKKVVIDSMLVADAVEPIIQAVVGGLNIILERLPAELMMGVYKNTVAVGGSSRLRGLKERIFDETDIPIQISDDPMTVVAKGTAIVAAEPLALEPEVRLKAMK, via the coding sequence TTGAGTATTTTCGGAAATGAAGACGCTATTGAAATTGAACCAACCAGAGTTGTTAAAAATAGTTTAGGTATTGACTTAGGTACCTTAAACACCGTAATCGCAAAACCATCAGGAGATAAATTTGACTTATACCAAATTCCTTCTGTAGTTGCTGTTAAAAAAGATGATCCTTCTGCAGTGCTTGCTGTTGGAGAAGAAGCTAAAAAAATGTTAGGCAGAACTCCAGAAGACATTGTTGCAGTAAGACCACTTAAAAAAGGAGTAATCGAAAACGTTGCACAAGCACAAGCATTACTCATAAGAGCTATGGAAATTGGTATTAACGAAGGAGAAACTGTAGGAAGAATTGTTATTGGAATTCCTGGAGACTCTTCTGAAGTAGAAAAGAATGCTGCTGAAGAAATAGGTAGAAAAGCTGGTGCTGAATACGTTTTAGTAGTCAGTGAAGGTTTAGCTGCAGCTATTGGTGCTGGATTACCTATTGCAGAACCAAATGGAACCATGGTAATTGACATTGGTGCAGGATCTACTGATTTAGTAGTTATTTCCCTTGGTGGAATCAACGATATTGAAACCGTAAGAGTCGGTGGAGACGACATTGATAATAGAATCGTAGAATTGGTTGCAGAAAAATACAACGTTGCAATCAGCATTCACGATGCAGAAGCTGCAAAAATGGAAATTGGAATGATCCATTGCAGTGAAGAATTTGAAAACTTAAGCTATGAAGTTATTGGTAAATCCTTAGAAACTAACAGACCTAAAAAAGTTGTAATTGATTCAATGTTAGTTGCAGATGCAGTAGAACCAATCATCCAAGCAGTTGTTGGCGGATTAAACATCATATTAGAAAGATTACCAGCGGAATTGATGATGGGTGTTTACAAAAATACTGTAGCAGTAGGTGGAAGTTCCAGATTAAGAGGTCTTAAAGAAAGAATTTTCGACGAAACAGACATTCCGATTCAAATTTCTGATGACCCTATGACTGTAGTCGCAAAAGGAACTGCAATCGTAGCTGCTGAACCATTAGCTTTAGAACCGGAAGTACGTTTAAAAGCTATGAAATAA